From Ignisphaera aggregans DSM 17230, the proteins below share one genomic window:
- a CDS encoding hypothetical protein (KEGG: pcl:Pcal_0217 hypothetical protein): MSQESQRRKVLVAREDLVNAISSFARKRGSTLYSYLNEILEQAIRAENLGVNLRDALDSYEILKANRNANQVIIPAEVLTAIVNKISEDPATLNTIENLWKEAGKWYGEYISIRFRENLKDGEKLLKEIEKLLKEIRWELVDLVIEPEGNGIRVRGVAPQQSVEIMKMISMFIEGVLEVFGYRVERRNIYKGIIDISFTKTTQP; the protein is encoded by the coding sequence TTGTCCCAAGAATCACAGAGGAGAAAGGTTCTTGTTGCAAGAGAAGATCTTGTAAATGCTATTAGTAGTTTTGCTAGGAAGAGAGGTTCGACACTATATTCATATCTAAATGAAATTCTTGAACAGGCTATAAGAGCTGAAAATCTTGGTGTAAATCTTAGAGATGCTCTAGATTCCTATGAGATTCTAAAAGCTAATAGAAATGCAAATCAGGTTATAATTCCAGCAGAGGTTTTGACAGCTATAGTCAATAAGATTTCTGAAGATCCAGCAACACTAAACACTATAGAGAATCTATGGAAAGAAGCTGGGAAATGGTATGGAGAATATATATCAATTAGATTTAGAGAGAACCTCAAAGATGGAGAAAAACTGTTGAAAGAGATAGAGAAGCTGTTAAAGGAGATTAGATGGGAATTAGTAGATCTTGTTATAGAGCCTGAGGGAAACGGTATAAGAGTTAGAGGTGTAGCACCACAACAATCAGTAGAGATAATGAAAATGATATCAATGTTTATAGAAGGAGTACTAGAAGTATTTGGATACAGAGTTGAAAGGAGAAACATATATAAGGGGATAATCGATATAAGCTTCACAAAAACAACACAGCCCTAG
- a CDS encoding nicotinamide-nucleotide adenylyltransferase (COGs: COG1056 Nicotinamide mononucleotide adenylyltransferase~InterPro IPR004820:IPR004821:IPR006418~KEGG: hbu:Hbut_1560 nicotinamide-nucleotide adenylyltransferase~PFAM: cytidylyltransferase~PRIAM: Nicotinamide-nucleotide adenylyltransferase~SPTR: A2BN20 Nicotinamide-nucleotide adenylyltransferase~TIGRFAM: nicotinamide-nucleotide adenylyltransferase; cytidyltransferase-related domain protein~PFAM: Cytidylyltransferase~TIGRFAM: nicotinamide-nucleotide adenylyltransferase; cytidyltransferase-related domain), whose protein sequence is MVVRALYPGRFQPLHWGHVSVVRWALERVDELIIVIGTAQESHTISNPFTAGERVLMVREGLRDAGIDISRIFIIPVPDILMNAAWIAYVSIYVPPYRYGVARNPLVVRLFKEAGYEVLIPPAYDREVYSSTKIRLMMIRGDEGWRRLVPPSVAKIIDEIRGVERIREISGRD, encoded by the coding sequence ATGGTTGTAAGAGCTCTATATCCAGGTAGATTCCAACCTCTTCACTGGGGGCATGTAAGTGTTGTTAGATGGGCTTTGGAGAGAGTTGATGAGCTTATAATAGTTATTGGAACTGCTCAGGAGAGCCATACTATATCTAATCCTTTTACAGCTGGTGAGAGGGTGCTCATGGTTAGAGAGGGGCTTAGGGATGCAGGTATAGATATATCGAGGATATTCATAATACCTGTACCAGATATACTTATGAATGCTGCATGGATTGCATATGTATCTATATATGTACCTCCATATAGATATGGTGTTGCTAGAAACCCCCTAGTTGTAAGACTATTTAAGGAGGCTGGCTATGAAGTTCTAATACCACCTGCATATGATAGAGAGGTTTATAGCTCTACAAAGATAAGGCTTATGATGATTAGAGGAGATGAGGGTTGGAGGAGACTTGTTCCACCATCTGTTGCAAAAATAATTGATGAGATTAGAGGTGTTGAGAGGATCAGGGAGATAAGTGGTAGGGACTGA